Proteins co-encoded in one Bacillus kexueae genomic window:
- a CDS encoding ABC transporter permease translates to MEKYLEMIRIRFLMMLAYRTNYYTGILIYSINIGAYYFLWSAIYGAKEDIQGLSVTQMVTYVAVAWMARAFYFNNIDREIASEIKEGKVAVELIRPYHYLGMKTMQALGEGIFRLFFFSVPGMVIVSLVFPLSFSADGMTWGYFTLSILLSFIINTQINLLTGMLTFFLFNADGLMRAKRVVIDLFSGLLLPISFYPLWAQDVMKWFPFQAISYIPSMIFTEGFQGQEVFNALFTQVIWAVVLIIPIQIMWATAKKQMIIQGG, encoded by the coding sequence AATATCTTGAAATGATTCGGATACGTTTCTTAATGATGCTTGCGTACCGAACGAACTATTATACAGGAATTTTAATTTACAGTATTAATATTGGTGCTTACTATTTTTTATGGTCGGCGATATATGGGGCGAAAGAAGATATTCAAGGGTTATCTGTGACGCAGATGGTTACGTATGTTGCCGTTGCGTGGATGGCGAGGGCTTTTTACTTTAACAATATCGACCGAGAGATTGCTAGCGAGATTAAAGAAGGAAAAGTCGCAGTAGAGCTTATTCGTCCGTATCATTACCTTGGGATGAAGACGATGCAAGCGTTAGGAGAAGGGATTTTCCGATTGTTTTTCTTCTCCGTACCAGGGATGGTTATTGTTAGTCTCGTCTTTCCTCTTTCTTTTTCGGCCGACGGCATGACGTGGGGATATTTCACGTTATCTATTTTGCTAAGTTTTATCATCAATACGCAAATTAATTTATTAACCGGCATGTTAACGTTTTTCTTATTTAATGCCGATGGTCTGATGCGTGCAAAGCGAGTGGTTATCGATTTATTTTCCGGGTTGTTATTACCTATTAGTTTTTACCCTCTTTGGGCACAGGATGTGATGAAGTGGTTTCCGTTTCAGGCAATCAGCTATATCCCGAGTATGATTTTTACGGAAGGCTTCCAAGGGCAGGAAGTGTTTAACGCGCTTTTCACTCAAGTTATTTGGGCTGTTGTCTTAATCATCCCAATCCAAATTATGTGGGCAACTGCGAAAAAGCAAATGATAATCCAAGGGGGATGA
- a CDS encoding ABC transporter permease yields MFYASMFFQYMGQYLKTRMQYRTDMVVELISDMMFQAANLIFILVVFGHTSMLSGWNRDEIIFIYGFFLVPFALFASFFNIWDFNERYIVKGEMDRILTRPIHSLFQVVLERMELESLFGAITGFIIMGYAAIQLQLTFHWYDLFIFILFVLGGTLVYAGIFVSIASIGFWSDARTSIMPMMYNIGNYGRYPVNIYNRIIRYILTWILPFAFVGVYPSAYFLNKEEWYGYAFITPVMGMIFFSLSILLWNAGVKRYRGAGN; encoded by the coding sequence ATGTTTTATGCTTCTATGTTTTTTCAATATATGGGTCAATATTTGAAGACGCGCATGCAATATCGTACGGACATGGTTGTAGAATTAATATCAGACATGATGTTTCAAGCAGCGAACTTAATTTTTATTCTCGTAGTTTTTGGGCATACGAGTATGCTTAGTGGCTGGAATCGAGATGAGATTATCTTTATTTATGGTTTCTTTTTAGTACCGTTTGCACTTTTTGCATCGTTTTTTAACATTTGGGATTTTAATGAACGTTATATTGTAAAAGGGGAAATGGATCGTATTTTAACAAGGCCTATTCATAGCTTATTTCAAGTGGTGCTAGAGCGAATGGAACTAGAATCGCTATTTGGTGCCATTACAGGGTTTATCATCATGGGGTATGCGGCTATTCAGCTACAATTAACCTTTCATTGGTATGATCTTTTTATTTTTATCTTATTTGTTCTTGGTGGTACGCTCGTATATGCTGGCATCTTCGTTTCGATTGCTAGTATTGGGTTTTGGTCCGATGCACGTACATCTATTATGCCTATGATGTATAACATCGGAAACTACGGTCGATATCCTGTAAATATATACAATCGTATTATTCGTTATATTCTAACTTGGATTTTGCCGTTTGCTTTTGTAGGTGTTTACCCTTCAGCGTACTTCTTAAACAAAGAAGAGTGGTATGGATACGCATTTATAACCCCTGTTATGGGAATGATCTTTTTTAGTCTATCCATTCTATTATGGAATGCTGGAGTGAAAAGATATCGAGGAGCGGGTAATTAG
- a CDS encoding ion channel: MGFIIGLGVLLCLIMSVRILIKAVRKGTFLSFETVYVIGLVYVSFLIGFAMIYLLLVEYDVVVLQEMGMELEGTYFEKLESCLYFSAVTLFSVGYGDITPIGIGRWIALIEAFLGYILPTTVVARAVIGIDKNQ; this comes from the coding sequence ATGGGATTTATCATTGGATTAGGGGTCTTACTATGTCTAATCATGAGTGTACGCATTCTGATCAAAGCGGTAAGAAAAGGGACGTTTCTATCCTTTGAAACGGTTTATGTAATAGGACTTGTGTATGTATCGTTTTTAATTGGTTTTGCGATGATATATTTATTGCTTGTAGAATATGATGTTGTCGTTCTCCAAGAAATGGGGATGGAGTTAGAAGGGACATATTTCGAAAAATTAGAATCATGCCTTTACTTTAGCGCAGTTACGCTCTTTTCGGTGGGGTACGGGGATATTACGCCAATCGGAATTGGGAGATGGATTGCGCTCATTGAAGCATTTTTAGGCTATATTCTCCCGACGACTGTTGTAGCACGAGCGGTGATTGGCATTGATAAAAATCAATAA
- the bcp gene encoding thioredoxin-dependent thiol peroxidase, translating into MVEVGQLAPEFELVADNGEKVKLSDFKGKYVVLYFYPKDMTPGCTTEACDFRDHHESFVDLDAVILGVSPDPQNRHQKFKEKHDLPFLLLVDEDHQVAEAYGVWKLKKNFGKEYMGIERSTFIIDKEGKLVKEWRKVRVKGHVEEALRYIREEL; encoded by the coding sequence ATGGTTGAAGTAGGTCAATTAGCACCAGAATTTGAATTAGTTGCGGATAATGGTGAGAAAGTTAAGCTTTCAGACTTTAAAGGGAAATACGTTGTTCTTTATTTTTATCCGAAAGATATGACACCAGGATGTACAACGGAAGCGTGTGACTTCCGTGATCATCACGAAAGCTTTGTTGATTTAGATGCAGTGATTTTAGGGGTTAGCCCAGATCCGCAAAACAGACATCAAAAATTTAAAGAAAAGCACGACTTACCGTTTTTATTATTAGTTGATGAAGATCACCAAGTAGCGGAAGCGTACGGTGTATGGAAATTGAAGAAAAACTTCGGTAAAGAATACATGGGAATTGAGCGATCTACTTTTATTATTGATAAAGAGGGGAAACTTGTGAAAGAGTGGCGCAAAGTTCGTGTGAAAGGACATGTGGAAGAAGCGCTACGTTACATTCGAGAGGAATTATAA
- the perR gene encoding peroxide-responsive transcriptional repressor PerR, translated as MSESMLNEALDTLKQFGVRITPQRHAILEYLIQSMNHPTADDIYKALEGKFPNMSVATVYNNLRVFREVGLVKELTYGDSSSRFDFVTSDHYHIICENCGKIVDFHYPGLDEVENLAEHVTGFKVSHHRMEVYGTCSDCQQKETH; from the coding sequence ATGTCAGAAAGCATGTTGAATGAAGCGCTTGACACGTTGAAGCAATTTGGAGTCCGTATTACTCCGCAACGTCATGCGATTTTAGAGTATTTAATTCAATCCATGAATCATCCGACGGCCGATGATATTTATAAAGCGCTTGAAGGAAAATTTCCAAATATGAGTGTAGCGACTGTATATAACAATTTACGTGTTTTTCGCGAAGTTGGATTAGTCAAGGAGCTTACGTATGGAGATTCTTCAAGTCGGTTTGACTTTGTCACTTCCGATCACTATCACATCATCTGTGAGAACTGTGGCAAAATTGTTGACTTCCACTATCCGGGTTTAGATGAAGTAGAAAATTTAGCTGAACATGTGACGGGATTTAAAGTAAGTCATCACCGTATGGAAGTGTACGGAACATGCAGTGATTGTCAACAAAAAGAAACGCACTAA
- a CDS encoding YgzB family protein, which produces MSRKYSSKINKIRTFALSLIFVGFLIMYIGIFFKENVVAMTIFMLLGLLSIIASTVIYFWIGMLSTKAVQVICPTCEKPTKMLGRVDMCMHCREPLTLDKELEGKEFDESYNRKAKQ; this is translated from the coding sequence ATGTCACGCAAATATTCCAGTAAAATAAATAAAATACGTACATTCGCTTTAAGTTTAATCTTTGTTGGCTTTTTAATTATGTACATCGGGATCTTTTTTAAAGAAAACGTTGTCGCGATGACTATTTTTATGCTCTTAGGACTTTTATCAATTATTGCAAGTACTGTTATTTACTTTTGGATTGGAATGCTCTCTACAAAAGCAGTTCAAGTAATTTGTCCAACATGTGAAAAGCCGACGAAAATGCTTGGTCGTGTAGACATGTGCATGCATTGCCGAGAGCCCCTTACTCTTGATAAAGAGCTGGAAGGAAAAGAATTTGACGAAAGCTATAATCGAAAAGCAAAGCAATAA